A part of Solibacillus sp. FSL H8-0538 genomic DNA contains:
- a CDS encoding IS1096 element passenger TnpR family protein: MKAYILTITFSNMELAAWRRVVIPADVTFNRVHEVICALTNFSRTDDFDKFFEFPLLQDRIIVTNDPEKAAAYKKDKKAFNGISIKHPTRVKIDAYLEQYGELEYCYNNTWNLHLKLNEIVEDYYFGYPTLLDGAGETPLNVHVSATEFQLFLQAYTNPVHPEHLASIALAEKHFFQKFDMYWTNHILTSRNYKKTDWAKIDHSNYAIISDKYRTRDYQSIEEIPNYDEILEYIVAATNLYGIAPARIIADLYNAHHKQPISLKEIDYLRSNKWFLAELKKRFVHVWGLQFVHNVIIEFSEYEYYEQAAKGKPYYKPAKAQLLNYADDFYLEQTPATRALAKALRTNFEIDEEALEDRIFDIVSSIQVNSSFEDILKQFTKLFEMENAAELNFYVGLLMAVSNSTRIWENRGYTPQELGLIAKSPQQLAKTAGRNDPCPCGSGKKYKKCCG, translated from the coding sequence ATGAAAGCATATATATTAACTATTACTTTTAGCAATATGGAGCTAGCTGCATGGAGAAGGGTAGTCATACCGGCTGATGTCACATTCAACCGCGTGCATGAAGTTATTTGTGCATTGACGAATTTTAGCCGAACAGATGATTTTGACAAGTTTTTTGAGTTTCCCTTATTACAAGACCGCATCATTGTGACGAATGATCCAGAAAAAGCCGCGGCCTATAAAAAGGATAAGAAAGCGTTTAATGGAATTTCCATAAAGCATCCGACCCGCGTAAAGATAGACGCTTATTTAGAGCAGTATGGCGAATTGGAATATTGCTATAACAATACGTGGAATCTGCATTTAAAACTCAATGAAATTGTAGAGGATTACTATTTTGGCTACCCAACACTACTTGACGGGGCAGGGGAGACGCCGCTGAATGTGCATGTGAGCGCTACCGAGTTTCAATTATTTCTACAGGCGTATACGAACCCCGTGCACCCGGAGCATTTAGCAAGTATCGCACTCGCAGAAAAGCATTTTTTTCAGAAATTTGATATGTACTGGACGAATCATATACTAACATCTCGCAACTACAAAAAAACGGACTGGGCGAAAATTGACCATAGTAATTATGCGATTATTTCGGACAAGTATCGTACGCGTGATTATCAAAGTATCGAAGAAATTCCAAACTATGATGAAATCCTTGAATATATTGTGGCGGCAACGAATCTTTACGGCATTGCACCCGCACGTATTATTGCGGATTTATACAATGCACATCATAAACAACCAATTTCTTTGAAGGAAATCGATTATTTACGAAGTAATAAGTGGTTTTTAGCAGAATTGAAAAAGAGATTTGTTCATGTATGGGGCTTGCAATTTGTGCATAATGTCATCATTGAATTTAGTGAATATGAGTATTATGAACAGGCTGCGAAGGGCAAACCCTATTATAAGCCAGCAAAAGCACAGTTGCTCAACTATGCAGACGATTTTTATTTAGAGCAAACACCAGCAACTCGAGCACTCGCAAAGGCTTTACGTACTAATTTTGAGATTGATGAAGAGGCATTAGAGGATCGGATTTTTGATATTGTTAGCTCGATTCAAGTGAATAGCTCATTTGAGGACATTTTAAAGCAATTTACGAAGCTCTTTGAAATGGAAAACGCAGCTGAGTTGAACTTTTATGTAGGACTCCTCATGGCAGTTTCCAATTCAACACGCATATGGGAAAATCGCGGCTACACGCCACAAGAGCTAGGGTTAATAGCAAAATCCCCGCAGCAGCTAGCCAAAACAGCTGGCCGCAACGACCCATGCCCATGTGGAAGCGGAAAAAAATACAAAAAGTGTTGTGGATGA
- a CDS encoding M23 family metallopeptidase, which produces MLWSIFFTTNASANEGPSQEEILQQRMNYYTQFEHLLVPWHHLAAVDQYERNIQAVRPDIPKRDGIIAIQFSKERWAGELNPWNEDTAPSSIHYFGGLGLDGNGDGNADPEQDEDVMLSMASFLSSYGTTDDDYKLALWEYYKSEAVVKQIETIAMLYDHFKTNDLEKHQFPLPVHYDYSYRGTWGANRGWGGRRIHEGTDLFARYGTQVVSTSYGVVEAMGWNDFGGWRIGIRDNHNTYHYYAHLNNYHESIKVGDIVEPGMLIGYVGSSGYGKEGTAGKFAPHLHYGMYKFNGRTEWAFDPYPSLLQWERQGKTKKK; this is translated from the coding sequence ATGCTATGGAGCATATTTTTTACTACTAATGCTTCAGCAAATGAAGGGCCGTCACAGGAAGAAATCTTACAGCAGCGCATGAATTATTACACACAATTTGAGCATTTGCTTGTTCCTTGGCACCATTTAGCTGCAGTTGACCAATATGAACGGAATATACAAGCAGTCCGTCCAGATATCCCGAAACGTGATGGCATCATTGCAATCCAATTTTCTAAAGAACGCTGGGCGGGTGAATTAAACCCTTGGAATGAGGATACAGCACCATCGTCAATTCACTATTTCGGTGGCTTAGGTCTTGATGGGAATGGTGATGGGAATGCCGATCCGGAACAAGATGAAGATGTGATGCTGTCCATGGCAAGTTTCCTAAGCAGTTATGGAACAACGGATGACGATTATAAATTAGCACTTTGGGAATATTACAAAAGTGAAGCAGTCGTGAAGCAAATTGAGACGATTGCAATGCTTTATGATCACTTTAAAACGAATGACCTTGAAAAACATCAATTTCCGCTTCCGGTGCACTACGACTACAGTTACAGAGGAACATGGGGTGCGAATAGAGGGTGGGGTGGTAGAAGAATCCACGAAGGTACAGACCTTTTCGCTCGTTATGGCACACAAGTCGTTTCCACCTCTTACGGAGTCGTCGAAGCAATGGGCTGGAATGATTTTGGTGGTTGGCGCATCGGGATACGAGACAATCACAACACATACCACTATTATGCCCATTTAAATAACTATCATGAAAGCATTAAAGTTGGGGACATTGTTGAACCGGGTATGCTCATCGGCTATGTCGGCAGTAGTGGATACGGAAAAGAAGGCACAGCTGGAAAATTCGCACCGCATCTGCACTATGGTATGTATAAATTCAATGGTCGAACTGAGTGGGCATTTGATCCATACCCATCACTGTTACAATGGGAGCGCCAAGGGAAGACCAAGAAAAAGTAA
- a CDS encoding CPBP family intramembrane glutamic endopeptidase translates to MLNTNYKEFRIILFILFFIAMAIVSGIIGLIFSFTVYTEGIVNLFLNGVLLLYLLWQVKKHQISMNETRMSSVMSPMRWTKYISFSIFIKILGIVGIIFFSAVIMLMFPALQEFLLTFMVVPEDELVTPHASEFILLTIGLCILTPIWEEYFFRGILLRKLTLKFKATTSVILSSAIFAVLHLGGSSMFHAFVIGCLFAYVYVRTKNIWVSIVLHGITNFISTVALLAPVTPEDLAMPSSDELISTVQLFSVLFLLLFAIVLFIGKRNWYKLKAMSTAE, encoded by the coding sequence ATGCTAAATACGAATTATAAAGAGTTTAGAATAATCCTGTTTATCCTATTTTTCATCGCAATGGCTATAGTATCGGGGATTATTGGCTTGATTTTTAGTTTCACAGTTTACACGGAGGGTATTGTTAACTTATTTTTAAACGGAGTACTTCTGCTGTATTTGCTGTGGCAGGTTAAAAAGCATCAAATTTCAATGAACGAGACGCGGATGAGTAGTGTGATGTCGCCCATGCGCTGGACTAAATACATATCTTTTTCAATTTTTATTAAAATACTTGGAATTGTAGGTATTATATTTTTTAGCGCAGTAATTATGCTAATGTTTCCAGCGCTTCAAGAGTTTTTATTAACTTTTATGGTTGTACCGGAAGATGAGCTGGTCACACCACACGCATCGGAATTTATACTGCTAACAATTGGTTTATGTATTCTTACGCCGATTTGGGAGGAATATTTCTTTAGAGGGATATTACTACGTAAATTGACACTGAAGTTCAAGGCGACAACAAGTGTCATTTTGTCTTCTGCCATTTTCGCGGTGCTTCATTTAGGTGGAAGTAGTATGTTTCATGCGTTTGTCATTGGTTGCCTATTTGCATATGTGTATGTACGTACGAAAAATATTTGGGTTTCCATAGTATTACATGGCATTACCAATTTTATTTCAACAGTAGCGCTACTAGCTCCTGTCACACCAGAAGATTTAGCAATGCCATCATCGGATGAACTAATTAGTACGGTGCAACTATTTAGTGTGCTGTTTCTACTATTGTTTGCAATTGTTTTATTTATCGGAAAGCGCAACTGGTATAAGTTAAAAGCGATGAGCACAGCAGAATAA
- a CDS encoding DUF1572 family protein, translated as MTIEAEFLKVITARFQNVKKLGDDTIHQLSEEDVQWQLNEVSNSVAIIVKHLSGNMISRWTNFLTTDGEKPDRNRDQEFVNTISSLNEVNTLWEQGWATVFNTLHSLRPEDLMKTITIRGEMHSVIDAIERQLAHYSYHIGQIVYISKQLKGMDWASISIPVGKSEEYLKEMLNKHKSI; from the coding sequence ATGACGATTGAAGCGGAATTTTTAAAAGTGATTACAGCACGCTTTCAAAACGTAAAAAAACTAGGTGATGACACAATTCATCAGTTATCAGAAGAGGACGTTCAATGGCAGCTAAACGAAGTGTCTAATAGTGTAGCCATTATCGTCAAACATTTAAGCGGTAATATGATTTCAAGATGGACAAATTTCTTAACTACAGATGGTGAAAAACCTGACCGAAATCGTGACCAAGAGTTTGTAAATACAATTTCTTCGCTCAATGAAGTAAACACACTGTGGGAGCAAGGTTGGGCGACAGTTTTTAACACGTTGCATTCGTTACGACCTGAAGATTTGATGAAAACGATAACGATTCGTGGTGAAATGCATAGTGTCATTGATGCGATCGAAAGACAATTGGCGCACTATTCATACCATATCGGGCAAATTGTCTATATTAGTAAGCAGCTAAAAGGAATGGACTGGGCGAGTATTAGTATTCCAGTAGGGAAGTCCGAGGAATATTTAAAGGAAATGCTAAACAAGCATAAATCCATATAA
- a CDS encoding cysteine-rich CWC family protein, with protein sequence MKSKNCPICEKDNQCFRNTESNATSCWCMEREFPEGILEQLPTEAVGKQCICENCLDQYAKQDEPV encoded by the coding sequence ATGAAAAGTAAGAATTGCCCAATTTGTGAAAAGGATAATCAGTGCTTCCGCAATACCGAGTCTAATGCAACATCTTGTTGGTGCATGGAGCGGGAATTTCCAGAGGGTATTTTGGAACAACTGCCAACAGAAGCAGTAGGGAAACAATGTATTTGTGAGAACTGTTTGGATCAGTATGCCAAACAGGATGAACCTGTTTAA
- a CDS encoding DUF4085 family protein: protein MWNMTLEAKRQIEQAHILPIRETDEEWASDLEVAAREGEDILSDLKDQIREVKDQLLKKLPERFHPYVHNESLNTMDLPKDVRKDYICWVVEQQMIFEQLMEKAYENKQAAVPFLPEETQVVFKQSLHDAIVQHVKRGDGCLHLQLRTGGFSTISTTVLTFEDLYEEVGECPLIEGQYYIYDELIKTTRGFALRVLFDCPELEWTIEAINISAVNYYEVQVEDVDTWSQFVSQLQEDFIYSLVTPQVITQIQAFSATAPFLQFEQGELVEKADGFYYELNGETILIAENAFALKDTIFCNTYVDPYAHFSEPVPADELVQAALSNDLAYQVRAWNTLYAHSTAYVAEINEILSQIVVTEANEMMISIYVNHFFREGKLTANIVEKYKHYIDEL, encoded by the coding sequence ATGTGGAATATGACATTAGAGGCAAAAAGGCAGATAGAGCAAGCGCATATATTACCTATTCGTGAAACGGATGAGGAGTGGGCGTCAGATTTAGAAGTAGCAGCACGTGAAGGGGAAGATATTTTATCAGACTTGAAGGACCAGATACGCGAAGTAAAGGATCAACTTCTCAAAAAACTGCCTGAACGTTTTCATCCGTATGTACATAATGAATCGTTAAATACAATGGACTTGCCAAAAGACGTGCGTAAAGATTACATTTGCTGGGTGGTTGAGCAACAGATGATTTTTGAACAGTTAATGGAAAAAGCGTATGAAAATAAGCAGGCGGCGGTTCCATTTTTACCTGAAGAAACGCAAGTGGTTTTTAAGCAGTCGTTACATGATGCCATAGTGCAACATGTAAAAAGAGGAGATGGCTGTCTACATTTGCAGCTTCGTACAGGAGGCTTTTCGACCATTTCAACGACTGTATTAACATTCGAAGATTTGTATGAAGAAGTTGGTGAGTGCCCGCTAATAGAAGGTCAGTATTATATTTATGATGAGCTCATTAAAACAACGCGCGGCTTTGCATTGCGAGTCCTTTTTGATTGTCCGGAGTTAGAATGGACGATTGAAGCCATAAATATTTCTGCTGTAAATTATTATGAGGTGCAAGTTGAGGATGTGGATACATGGAGTCAATTCGTATCTCAGCTGCAAGAGGATTTTATTTATTCGCTCGTAACACCCCAAGTCATTACACAAATTCAGGCATTTTCTGCAACTGCTCCATTTTTACAGTTTGAGCAAGGTGAGCTTGTTGAAAAGGCGGATGGTTTTTATTATGAGCTTAACGGAGAAACGATTCTTATTGCGGAAAATGCCTTCGCACTGAAGGATACTATTTTCTGCAATACATATGTTGATCCGTATGCGCATTTTAGTGAGCCAGTGCCTGCTGATGAGTTGGTGCAAGCAGCGTTAAGTAATGATTTAGCTTATCAAGTGCGTGCTTGGAACACATTGTACGCACACTCAACAGCTTATGTGGCGGAAATTAATGAAATTCTATCGCAAATAGTTGTGACAGAGGCAAATGAAATGATGATTTCAATTTATGTCAATCACTTTTTCCGTGAAGGTAAATTGACGGCAAACATTGTAGAGAAGTACAAGCATTATATAGATGAACTTTAG
- a CDS encoding helix-turn-helix transcriptional regulator: MKNNIRETRKKLKLSQDELAKQCCVSRQTINAIENDKYDPTLHLAFKLATVLNINLTELFIYEER, encoded by the coding sequence ATGAAAAATAATATAAGAGAAACTCGAAAAAAACTAAAATTATCTCAAGATGAACTTGCAAAACAATGTTGTGTATCTAGACAAACAATTAATGCAATTGAAAATGATAAGTATGATCCAACTTTGCATCTAGCTTTTAAATTAGCAACTGTTTTAAATATCAATCTTACTGAATTATTTATTTACGAAGAACGCTAA
- a CDS encoding DUF6434 domain-containing protein, whose protein sequence is MRPLLKNGVEVQVFREFYWLKEELQAFCRENEMSAAGSKIEIAHRIAVFLETGEIQKPVRKKSAPSNETKSANLSLDTVITANHRCSQAVRAYFKSEIPNFHFSTQIQNYFKENVGKTYRDVISAWYVEEERKKDPSFKKQIAPQFEYNQFIRDYFADPNNRDKHRQDAVQAWNSIKQQPGSNKYVSKCEQGTTRV, encoded by the coding sequence ATGAGACCTTTACTTAAAAATGGTGTGGAAGTTCAAGTTTTTCGTGAATTTTATTGGTTGAAAGAAGAATTGCAAGCGTTTTGCAGAGAGAATGAAATGAGTGCAGCAGGCTCTAAAATTGAAATTGCACATAGAATTGCAGTTTTTCTCGAGACTGGAGAAATACAGAAACCAGTAAGGAAAAAAAGCGCTCCTTCAAATGAAACGAAATCGGCAAATTTGAGCTTGGATACGGTTATTACGGCGAATCATCGTTGTAGCCAAGCTGTTCGAGCCTATTTTAAATCAGAAATTCCAAATTTTCATTTCTCCACGCAAATTCAAAACTATTTTAAGGAAAATGTAGGGAAGACCTACCGTGACGTTATTAGTGCATGGTACGTGGAGGAAGAACGAAAAAAAGACCCATCGTTCAAGAAACAGATTGCTCCACAATTTGAATACAATCAGTTCATTCGCGATTATTTTGCAGATCCGAATAATAGAGATAAACATCGACAAGATGCCGTTCAAGCCTGGAATAGTATAAAACAGCAACCAGGTAGTAATAAGTATGTTTCAAAGTGTGAGCAAGGAACAACAAGAGTATAA
- a CDS encoding DUF7309 domain-containing protein, which translates to MILQLHIIVENINDNSIFRTIQLPSNSTFEQLAEMITVAFDYLDDESYVFRMEQSKGKLEKDKYIGVDFDNDFSIDEELILDDEEELLASWFTKIQDSATYFIANEEFQFFIELTDIVETKPLVRYPLCIAGQGQIDGQQSFIDLDELSLGLQLMYSLADNLFGEFMEEDINIEPDWTALIDAADLLKKLKPWQYLSDNEIFIVKHPETKDLLYVSVLGAGGEEFGLAIYIGEEGRQTLNAMLLDQFTDDHFFDLRSLTVSYVNRDELHDHDYEIIKENGFSFRGKKNWIQFRSYEPGLYPWLPEAHDAELLLTAIEQTIHIVKQRMNGWAFPSLPHNEYLLRQFVEDDGQFEWQQGIVSIEGADDDFEEDEPLYLEVTPLLRKQLSKKKKSSVNIEFDLFYLQQPIQEKSHERPIYPLVAVAMEKANGLVIYQQILPIQKDGHTAQSALLEFLQEMNFTPTALYVTPVILRYIAPLANELGIKLYAENLAAIGQLKEFFKEMQ; encoded by the coding sequence ATGATTTTACAACTACACATTATAGTAGAGAATATAAACGACAATTCTATTTTCCGCACAATCCAATTACCAAGCAACAGTACATTTGAACAACTAGCAGAAATGATTACCGTGGCGTTTGATTATTTAGACGATGAATCATACGTTTTCCGTATGGAGCAATCAAAAGGGAAGCTGGAAAAGGACAAGTATATAGGCGTTGATTTTGATAATGATTTTTCAATTGATGAAGAATTAATTTTAGACGATGAAGAGGAACTGCTAGCAAGTTGGTTTACAAAAATACAAGACAGCGCAACCTATTTTATTGCCAATGAAGAATTTCAATTTTTCATAGAGTTAACGGATATTGTTGAAACGAAGCCTCTTGTTCGTTATCCACTTTGTATTGCAGGTCAAGGGCAAATTGATGGACAGCAATCATTTATTGATCTTGACGAGTTAAGTCTAGGTTTGCAACTCATGTATAGCTTGGCGGACAATCTTTTTGGCGAATTTATGGAAGAAGATATCAATATAGAACCTGATTGGACCGCGTTAATTGATGCTGCCGATCTACTCAAAAAATTAAAGCCGTGGCAGTATTTATCTGATAATGAAATCTTCATTGTTAAGCATCCGGAAACAAAGGACCTTTTATACGTATCCGTGTTAGGCGCGGGCGGAGAGGAATTTGGTTTGGCGATTTATATTGGAGAAGAGGGACGCCAAACGCTAAATGCCATGCTCCTTGATCAATTCACAGATGACCATTTCTTTGATTTACGTAGTTTGACCGTTTCATATGTGAACAGGGATGAGCTACATGACCATGATTATGAGATAATTAAAGAAAATGGCTTTTCGTTTAGAGGCAAGAAAAACTGGATTCAGTTCCGCAGCTATGAGCCAGGACTCTATCCATGGTTACCTGAAGCTCATGATGCGGAGTTATTATTAACAGCCATTGAGCAGACGATTCACATTGTAAAGCAGCGGATGAACGGCTGGGCGTTCCCATCCTTGCCACACAACGAGTATTTACTGCGACAGTTTGTTGAAGATGACGGGCAATTTGAATGGCAACAAGGCATCGTGTCTATAGAAGGGGCAGACGACGACTTTGAGGAAGATGAACCACTGTACTTAGAAGTAACCCCTCTTTTGCGTAAGCAATTATCAAAAAAGAAAAAAAGCTCGGTTAACATCGAATTTGATTTGTTTTATCTCCAGCAACCGATACAGGAAAAATCACATGAACGTCCTATTTACCCGCTCGTTGCTGTGGCGATGGAGAAGGCGAATGGACTCGTCATTTACCAACAGATTTTACCGATCCAAAAAGACGGACATACTGCACAAAGCGCGCTGTTAGAATTTTTACAAGAAATGAACTTTACCCCTACAGCCCTTTATGTTACACCTGTTATACTGCGTTATATTGCTCCTTTAGCAAATGAATTAGGAATAAAACTATACGCAGAGAACCTAGCGGCGATAGGGCAACTGAAAGAATTTTTTAAAGAAATGCAGTAA
- a CDS encoding YitT family protein, protein MYFLKKALVVVTGSIIFSLGINLFLVPYEILDGGIIGIGLILNYVWGLKTGLMIILLSIPIFIFAWFNYRNFFYNSLHGMIISSFFIDLFKPLDSLIRIPTIFSSILGGIFVGLGIGLMLRFQTSTGGTDLIAQFLCDKTGINVGVLIFFIDSIVIIFGGMLLSSDTFFLSIITILFVGITTNIITSHGNLAANIRK, encoded by the coding sequence ATGTATTTTCTAAAGAAAGCATTGGTTGTAGTTACCGGTAGTATCATATTTTCTTTAGGAATAAATTTATTTTTAGTACCATATGAGATATTGGATGGAGGTATTATCGGGATTGGCTTAATATTAAACTATGTGTGGGGATTAAAAACAGGACTTATGATAATTTTATTAAGTATTCCTATTTTTATATTCGCTTGGTTTAACTACCGAAATTTTTTCTACAATAGCTTACATGGGATGATTATTTCTTCCTTTTTTATTGATCTATTCAAACCTTTGGATTCTTTAATTCGAATTCCAACAATATTTAGCTCTATTCTAGGAGGAATCTTTGTAGGGCTTGGCATTGGATTAATGTTACGGTTTCAGACAAGCACAGGAGGCACAGATCTTATCGCTCAGTTCCTATGTGACAAAACAGGTATAAATGTAGGTGTACTAATTTTTTTCATCGATTCAATTGTTATTATATTTGGAGGTATGTTATTATCCTCCGACACGTTTTTTCTTTCAATTATTACGATCCTTTTTGTTGGAATTACTACGAATATTATTACAAGTCATGGAAATTTAGCAGCTAACATAAGGAAGTAG
- a CDS encoding redox protein — MEAKKAIITCKSCGEELTIDFNQASFSSQISILNGKKQESRTYLEVCPNCETVNTVTSENKAEWGNIKGPNVKMFMFSGLLSCFVILFIAVILIFFAFKGLGTVMDWVF, encoded by the coding sequence ATGGAAGCAAAGAAGGCAATCATTACCTGTAAAAGCTGTGGGGAAGAGCTGACGATTGATTTCAATCAGGCAAGTTTTTCCTCACAAATTTCGATCCTAAACGGCAAAAAACAAGAAAGCCGTACCTATTTAGAAGTTTGCCCAAATTGTGAGACGGTGAATACTGTGACGAGCGAAAATAAAGCAGAGTGGGGAAATATAAAAGGACCGAATGTGAAAATGTTTATGTTCTCTGGTCTGTTGTCATGTTTTGTCATACTGTTTATCGCAGTAATCCTCATATTCTTTGCATTTAAAGGGCTCGGAACGGTTATGGATTGGGTGTTTTAA
- a CDS encoding cytochrome-c oxidase, producing the protein MGIRFIKISGVYLVIAVILGLVMGIIQNFSFSSVHAHLNLLGWVSMAIFGIIYSIYKNVGKTKLAKTHFWLHNIGLPIMQGSLFIELLTGNTSFTIGIIIGSLIVVLGILLFVLNLFLNIREQIPN; encoded by the coding sequence ATGGGTATACGTTTCATTAAAATATCAGGAGTTTATTTAGTAATCGCGGTGATACTTGGGCTTGTCATGGGGATTATTCAAAATTTTTCCTTTTCATCAGTCCATGCACACTTAAACTTACTTGGTTGGGTTTCTATGGCGATTTTTGGTATTATTTATAGTATTTATAAAAATGTAGGAAAAACTAAATTAGCTAAAACGCATTTCTGGCTTCATAATATTGGATTACCAATTATGCAGGGGTCTCTATTTATAGAACTTCTCACAGGCAATACGTCATTCACAATTGGTATTATTATCGGATCTCTTATAGTTGTACTAGGTATATTGTTATTTGTTCTTAATTTATTTTTAAATATTCGAGAACAGATACCGAACTGA